The following proteins are co-located in the Streptomyces sp. NBC_00435 genome:
- a CDS encoding sulfurtransferase, which translates to MTANPPPSPLLSAADLKEELAGPRPPVLLDVRWQLGGPNLRAEYGSAHLPDAVYVDLDAELAGPAGSGGRHPLPDPEEFGAVMRRAGVSADAPVVVYDGGQGWAAARAWWLLRWTGHARVRVLDGGLAAWTAAGGALSAEVTPVSEGDFKPNPGGIGLLDADAAAVLARTGVLLDARAGERYRGEVEPIDPVGGHIPGAVSAPTTENVGPGGLLLDGAALRARFEGLGVPVDGTAQVGVYCGSGVSGAHEVLALAAAGIPAALYAGSWSQWSADGSRPVAVGELPG; encoded by the coding sequence ATGACTGCCAACCCGCCCCCCTCTCCGCTCCTCTCCGCCGCCGATCTGAAGGAGGAGCTGGCCGGCCCGCGGCCGCCGGTGCTCCTGGACGTCCGCTGGCAGCTCGGCGGCCCGAACCTGCGGGCCGAGTACGGGTCCGCGCACCTGCCGGACGCCGTCTACGTCGACCTCGACGCGGAACTGGCTGGCCCGGCGGGCTCGGGCGGACGCCATCCGCTGCCGGATCCCGAGGAGTTCGGGGCGGTGATGCGGCGGGCCGGGGTCTCGGCGGACGCGCCGGTGGTCGTGTACGACGGAGGACAGGGCTGGGCGGCGGCCCGCGCCTGGTGGCTGTTGCGCTGGACGGGTCACGCACGGGTCCGGGTGCTGGACGGGGGACTGGCCGCGTGGACGGCCGCCGGCGGTGCGCTGTCGGCCGAGGTCACTCCCGTGAGCGAGGGTGATTTCAAGCCAAATCCGGGTGGTATCGGACTGCTGGACGCGGACGCGGCGGCGGTGCTGGCCCGGACGGGTGTCCTGCTGGACGCCCGGGCGGGGGAGCGGTACCGCGGAGAGGTGGAGCCGATCGACCCGGTCGGCGGCCACATCCCGGGGGCGGTGTCGGCGCCTACCACGGAGAACGTGGGTCCCGGAGGCCTGCTCCTGGACGGTGCCGCGCTGCGGGCGCGCTTCGAGGGCCTGGGCGTTCCCGTGGACGGGACCGCCCAGGTCGGCGTGTACTGCGGCTCGGGCGTCTCGGGGGCCCACGAGGTACTCGCGCTCGCGGCGGCGGGCATCCCGGCGGCGCTGTACGCGGGCAGCTGGTCGCAATGGTCCGCGGACGGTTCACGGCCGGTGGCCGTCGGCGAACTGCCCGGCTAG
- the sepH gene encoding septation protein SepH, whose translation MPELRVVAVSNDGTRLVLKAADSTEYTLPIDERLRAAVRNDRARLNQIEIEVESHLRPRDIQARIRAGASAEEVAQLAGIPVDRVRRFEGPVLAERAFMAERARKTPVRRPGENTGPQLGEAVQERLTLRGAEKESVQWDSWRRDDGTWEVLLVYRVAGEPHSASWTYDPPRRLVVAVDDEARSLIGESDDLPATPEPSFPFVPRIARLPRDRPLDRALDRQMERPVAPAPPPEPEAEEERDTLTALLEAVPSFRGDLVVPEPVPEPEAEEPPAASASTGAGSAYADVLMPRTVAGHRDRLTGTTDRQAEADGVRPGRRAAVPSWDEIVFGTRRKKQE comes from the coding sequence ATGCCCGAACTGCGTGTCGTGGCCGTCTCAAATGACGGCACACGACTGGTGCTCAAGGCTGCGGACAGCACGGAGTACACGCTTCCGATCGACGAGCGTCTCCGGGCTGCCGTGCGCAACGACCGTGCGCGCCTGAATCAGATCGAGATCGAGGTGGAGAGCCACCTCCGCCCGCGCGACATCCAGGCCCGCATACGGGCCGGCGCCTCCGCTGAGGAGGTCGCGCAGCTCGCCGGCATCCCCGTCGACCGCGTACGCCGCTTCGAGGGCCCCGTGCTCGCCGAGCGCGCGTTCATGGCGGAGCGGGCCCGCAAGACGCCCGTGCGCCGCCCCGGCGAGAACACCGGGCCCCAGCTCGGCGAGGCCGTGCAGGAACGGCTCACGCTGCGCGGGGCGGAGAAGGAGTCCGTCCAGTGGGACTCCTGGCGCCGCGACGACGGCACCTGGGAGGTCCTGCTGGTCTACCGGGTGGCGGGCGAACCGCACTCGGCGAGCTGGACCTACGACCCGCCGCGCCGGCTGGTCGTGGCCGTGGACGACGAGGCCCGCTCGCTGATCGGTGAGTCGGACGACCTGCCGGCGACCCCCGAGCCGAGCTTCCCGTTCGTACCGAGGATCGCGCGGCTGCCGCGCGACCGGCCGCTGGACCGGGCCCTCGACCGGCAGATGGAACGCCCTGTGGCGCCCGCTCCCCCGCCGGAGCCGGAGGCCGAGGAGGAGCGGGACACCCTGACGGCACTGCTGGAGGCGGTCCCGAGCTTCCGCGGCGACCTGGTGGTCCCGGAACCCGTGCCGGAGCCGGAGGCGGAGGAGCCGCCCGCGGCCTCGGCGTCGACGGGTGCGGGATCCGCGTACGCGGACGTCCTGATGCCGCGCACCGTCGCGGGCCACCGGGACCGGCTGACGGGCACGACGGACCGGCAGGCGGAGGCCGACGGCGTCCGCCCCGGCCGCCGGGCGGCGGTCCCGAGCTGGGACGAGATCGTCTTCGGCACCCGCCGCAAGAAGCAGGAGTAA